One Solanum lycopersicum chromosome 4, SLM_r2.1 DNA window includes the following coding sequences:
- the NAP2 gene encoding NAC domain-containing protein 2 gives MVGKNNSNHLPPGFRFHPTDEELIMYYLRNQATSKPCPSSIIPEVDVYKFDPWELPEKTEFGEKEWYFFTPRDRKYPNGVRPNRAAVSGYWKATGTDKGIYSGTKYVGIKKALVFYKGKPPKGIKTDWIMHEYRLSESRTQPTRPNGSMRLDDWVLCRIYKKKNLERAIEMMKVEEDTQEPQIMSVTNPIHEVVASNGQQTLKLPRTCSLSHLLEMDYFGSISQLFDDNNSYNTISQNNTLMTNVNGYVMPHQAMEKFQLGEVSQISMNPSYQFQ, from the exons atggttgGTAAAAATAATTCCAATCACCTCCCTCCTGGATTTAGGTTTCATCCAACAGATGAGGAATTAATCATGTATTATCTTCGAAATCAAGCTACCTCCAAGCCTTGTCCATCTTCAATCATCCCCGAAGTTGATGTCTATAAGTTCGATCCCTGGGAATTGCCTG AAAAAACTGAATTTGGAGAAAAAGAATGGTATTTCTTCACCCCACGTGATAGAAAATATCCAAATGGTGTTAGGCCAAATAGGGCAGCTGTGTCTGGTTATTGGAAAGCCACAGGCACAGATAAAGGTATATATAGTGGAACAAAATATGTTGGTATTAAAAAAGCTCTTGTATTTTATAAAGGAAAACCCCCTAAAGGTATCAAGACTGATTGGATCATGCATGAATATAGATTGAGTGAATCAAGGACTCAACCAACTAGGCCAAATGGATCCATGAGG TTGGATGATTGGGTACTTTGTAGAatttataagaagaagaatttggAAAGAGCTATAGAGATGATGAAAGTTGAAGAAGACACACAAGAACCTCAAATAATGAGTGTTACTAATCCTATTCATGAAGTTGTGGCTTCTAATGGACAACAAACATTGAAACTACCAAGGACTTGTTCACTATCTCATTTATTAGAAATGGATTATTTTGGATCAATTTCACAACTATTTGATGACAATAATTCATACAATACTATTAGCCAAAATAATACATTAATGACCAATGTTAATGGATATGTTATGCCTCATCAAGCCATGGAGAAATTTCAACTAGGGGAAGTGTCACAAATTTCTATGAATCCATCCTATCAATTTCAGTAA
- the LOC101266506 gene encoding transcription factor MYB106-like — translation MGRSPCLDKDGLKKGPWTHDEDQKLLAYVDEHGYGSWSDLPLRAGLQRCGRSCRLRWINYLRPNIKRGKFSSEEERTIFQLHALLGNRWSIIASHLPNRSDNEIKNYWNTRLKKRLINMGIDPMTHQPKRDGSNYKSIASLSHMAEWETARLEAEARLVRNKSTYNNNNNNNNNNNNNNNNNLYRRPHNTLHRIPCLDILKAWQMSRTNVPTINDISAILLDGFIKNTRTKICDSTTRSTFNNIEENVEVGEDLCIFEDTITKDNDIQTEFSIIEGLDELFPEYGYSQNPGNYSSEVQMDGCFGNFEDNKSTNWNNIAHLVMTSPIGSPLL, via the exons ATGGGAAGATCACCATGTTTAGATAAAGATGGTTTGAAGAAAGGGCCATGGACACATGATGAAGACCAAAAGCTCTTAGCTTATGTTGATGAACATGGGTATGGTAGTTGGAGTGATTTGCCACTTAGGGCAG GGCTTCAGAGATGTGGAAGGAGTTGTAGACTGAGATGGATCAATTATTTAAGGCCTAATATCAAGAGAGGAAAGTTCAGTTCTGAGGAAGAAAGAACCATCTTTCAACTTCATGCTCTTCTTGGAAATAG gTGGTCAATTATAGCATCTCACTTACCAAACAGAAGTGATAACGAGATAAAGAACTATTGGAACACACGTTTAAAGAAGAGACTAATCAATATGGGCATTGATCCCATGACTCATCAACCAAAGAGAGATGGTTCAAATTATAAGTCCATTGCTAGCCTTAGCCATATGGCTGAATGGGAGACTGCTAGGCTTGAAGCAGAGGCTAGACTTGTTCGAAACAAAAGCAcatacaataacaacaacaacaacaataataataataataataacaataataataatctttatCGTCGTCCTCATAATACTTTGCATCGAATCCCTTGTCTTGACATACTAAAAGCTTGGCAAATGTCACGCACAAATGTACCAACTATAAATGACATTAGTGCAATACTTCTTGATGGTTTTATCAAGAACACAAGGACAAAAATATGTGATTCTACAACGCGTTCTACGTTCAATAATATCGAAGAAAATGTTGAGGTTGGTGAAGATCTTTGCATATTTGAAGATACAATAACAAAAGATAATGACATCCAAACAGAATTTTCCATCATTGAGGGTTTAGATGAGCTTTTTCCAGAATATGGTTATAGCCAAAACCCTGGAAACTACTCAAGTGAAGTACAAATGGATGGTTGCTTTGGAAATTTTGAAGACAACAAGAGTACTAATTGGAACAACATTGCACATTTGGTAATGACTTCACCAATTGGATCTCCATTACTCTAA
- the LOC101246915 gene encoding peroxisomal nicotinamide adenine dinucleotide carrier produces MSSALANGLAGAGGGIIAQIITYPLQTVNTRQQTERVSREGRDSRGSALFQILQVVRSEGLPGLYSGLKPSLLGTAVSQGVYYYFYQVFKNRAEAIAAANKKRGRGDGSVGMLSWLVVAALAGSVNVLLTNPIWVLVTRMQTHTQAERKIVEAKRETLLKEASQSVLTASSLEVQLAELDSLKPHPYGTLQAAREVYNESGVTGFWKGVIPALIMVSNPSIQFMIIESLSKQLRAKRAAKNKDQQNITALEVFIIGAFAKLGATVCTYPLLVVKSRLQAKQEISGNVSLRYSGTVDAIIKMIHHEGFRCFYQGMRTKIVQSVFAASVLFMVKEELVKVYAVLANKSKVNV; encoded by the coding sequence ATGTCAAGTGCCTTGGCTAATGGGCTGGCTGGAGCTGGTGGGGGCATAATTGCACAAATAATTACTTACCCCCTCCAAACTGTCAATACACGGCAGCAGACTGAGAGGGTCTCGAGAGAGGGCCGTGATTCTCGTGGCAGTGCCCTGTTTCAAATCTTACAGGTGGTTAGAAGTGAAGGCTTGCCAGGGCTTTACAGTGGCCTGAAGCCTTCTCTGCTCGGAACTGCCGTGTCACAGGGTGTCTACTACTATTTTTACCAGGTTTTCAAGAACAGGGCTGAGGCTATAGCAGCTGCAAATAAGAAAAGAGGCCGAGGGGATGGTTCTGTTGGGATGCTTTCTTGGCTCGTTGTGGCAGCTCTTGCAGGTTCAGTAAATGTATTGTTGACAAACCCTATATGGGTTCTAGTTACTCGTATGCAGACTCATACACAAGCAGAAAGGAAAATCGTGGAGGCAAAAAGGGAAACCCTATTAAAAGAAGCTTCTCAAAGTGTCTTGACAGCTTCTTCCTTGGAAGTACAGCTCGCTGAACTTGATTCGTTGAAACCTCATCCTTACGGGACATTGCAAGCAGCACGAGAGGTTTATAATGAATCAGGAGTCACAGGATTCTGGAAAGGAGTCATCCCAGCATTGATCATGGTGTCTAATCCCTCGATTCAGTTCATGATTATTGAGAGTTTGTCGAAGCAGTTAAGGGCTAAACGTGCTGCGAAGAATAAAGACCAGCAGAATATAACTGCTTTGGAAGTTTTTATTATCGGAGCCTTTGCTAAACTTGGAGCAACTGTATGCACATATCCATTGTTGGTTGTGAAGTCAAGGCTTCAAGCAAAGCAGGAGATTAGTGGAAATGTCTCATTACGATATTCAGGTACAGTCGATGCTATTATTAAGATGATTCATCACGAAGGATTCAGATGCTTCTATCAAGGAATGCGCACAAAAATAGTGCAGAGTGTCTTTGCAGCCTCTGTACTTTTCATGGTGAAGGAAGAGCTCGTCAAAGTCTACGCTGTTTTAGCTAACAAAAGTAAGGTTAATGTATAG
- the LOC101247809 gene encoding extracellular ribonuclease LE-like gives MRFIYVILINLIIFQFITFLHAQDFDFFYFAQQWNPASCDSKIKCCYPTNGKPAEDFGIHGLWPNYFNGSFPKSCNKNVRYDETQISDLISSMQKNWPTLSCPSNNGTRFWSHEWKKHGTCSLSMLDIHSYFQAALALKEKVNLLQILKNAGIQPNGGFYNLEAIKKAIEKGIGHTIGVECNIDLNGNSQLYEVYVCVDKSGSNIIDCPIIPETKRCNEIVEFAVFGSRNILDAGHAYSL, from the exons ATGAGATTCATTTATGTTATCTTGattaatctcattattttccaatttatcaCGTTTCTACATGCTCaagattttgatttcttttattttgctCAACAG TGGAATCCAGCATCATGTGACAGCAAGATAAAATGTTGTTACCCTACAAATGGGAAACCAGCTGAAGATTTTGGTATTCATGGACTATGGCCAAATTACTTCAATGGATCATTTCCAAAAAGTTGTAATAAGAATGTTCGTTATGATGAAACACAA ATTTCCGACTTGATAAGTAGTATGCAAAAGAATTGGCCAACATTATCTTGTCCATCAAATAATGGAACAAGATTTTGGTCTCATGAATGGAAGAAACATGGTACATGTTCCCTTTCAATGTTGGACATACATTCTTATTTCCAAGCAGCTCTTGCTCTAAAGGAAAAGGTCAATCTACTCCAAATTCTCAAAAATGCag gTATCCAACCAAATGGGGGATTTTACAACTTGGAAGCAATCAAGAAAGCAATAGAAAAAGGCATTGGACATACTATTGGTGTAGAATGCAATATTGATTTAAATGGGAATAGTCAACTTTATGAAGTTTATGTTTGTGTTGATAAATCTGGTTCAAACATCATTGACTGTCCAATTATCCCAGAAACTAAAAGATgtaatgaaattgttgaatttgcTGTTTTTGGATCAAGAAATATACTTGATGCTGGACATGCCTATTCTCTTTAA
- the LOC101248378 gene encoding casparian strip membrane protein 2-like, producing the protein MMKAVSVESGEASKAKGHGVNRGLSVFDLVLRIVAIVGTLAGAVAMGTAEQTLPFATQLVQFSAQYDDFDSFKLFVIVNAIVCAYLALTLPFSIFHIMRSRAGKSRILLIFLDAIMLVLLTSGASAAAAIVYLAHTGNTSANWFSVCQQYTDFCQRSAGSLIGSFGAMVCLVLLIIFSAVAISRR; encoded by the exons ATGATGAAGGCGGTATCAGTTGAATCTGGAGAAGCATCAAAGGCTAAAGGTCATGGAGTTAACAGAGGACTCTCTGTATTTGATCTTGTTCTTCGTATTGTTGCGATTGTTGGTACCTTAGCTGGAGCTGTAGCAATGGGAACTGCTGAACAAACTCTTCCTTTTGCCACACAACTTGTGCAATTTTCAGCTCAATATGATGATTTTGACTCATTTAA GTTGTTCGTGATTGTGAATGCAATAGTATGTGCATATCTTGCTCTTACTCTACCATTTTCCATCTTTCATATTATGAGGAGCAGAGCAGGAAAAAGTCGGATCTTGCTCATCTTCCTTGACGCG ataatgCTGGTTCTTCTCACATCTGGAGCCTCTGCAGCAGCTGCCATTGTGTATTTAGCACATACTGGGAACACTTCTGCTAACTGGTTTTCAGTTTGTCAACAGTATACCGATTTCTGCCAACGATCTGCTGGCTCTCTCATCGGCTCATTTGGCGCGATGGTGTGTCTTGTTCTCCTCATCATTTTCTCAGCTGTCGCGATATCCAGGCGATAA
- the LOC101248094 gene encoding transcription termination factor MTERF4, chloroplastic, whose translation MLKRCLRFHIHTERGFHLQNMKVISYNRIINPSFLLINHELPSNMFHRPRLISTSAPSISSFNMRKNDLMMRLPCCFATRAALSSSVKTDTSSGSKKQKSSSFYTHPSLLEMKNEKAANRVRVYEFLRSIGIVPDELDGLELPVTVEVMRERVDFLHKLGLTIEDINNYPLVLGCSVKKNMIPVLDYLGKLGVRKSTLTDFLRRYPQVLHASVVVDLAPVVKYLQGMDIKPNDIPRVLEKYPEVLGFKLEGTMSTSVAYLVGIGVARREIGGLLTRYPEILGMRVGRVIKPFVEYLEVLGIPRLAVARLIEKHPHILGFGLQERVKPNIQSLLKFHVRETTLPSVIAQYPEILGIDMEPKLPSQQEFLNSIIESTREDFGRVIEKMPQIISLSKAPVVKHVDFLKECGFSSEQVREMVVGCPQVLALNLDIMKKSFEYFKTTMARPLEDLVAFPAFFTYGLESTIKPRHKKIAEKALKCSLAWLLNCSDEKFDQRMSYDIIDMEEMEVGESSFDMNTLLEPRNDESASDYDDDYSEDDNV comes from the exons ATGCTGAAAAGGTGTCTGCGGTTTCATATTCATACTGAGAGAG GTTTTCATCTTCAGAATATGAAGGTCATTAGTTATAACCGCATCATTAATCCCAGTTTTTTGCTCATAAATCATGAATTGCCTTCCAACATGTTCCATCGACCCCGGTTAATATCCACTTCAGCTCCAAGTATTTCAAGTTTCAATATGAGGAAAAATGACTTGATGATGAGATTACCGTGCTGCTTTGCTACGAGAGCTGCTCTTTCATCTTCAGTGAAGACAGACACTTCCAGTGGAAGTAAGAAACAAAAGAGCTCATCTTTCTACACTCATCCTAGTTTATTAGAGATGAAGAATGAGAAGGCAGCCAACCGTGTACGTGTTTATGAATTCTTGAGAAGCATTGGCATTGTACCTGATGAGCTCGATGGATTAGAGCTTCCTGTGACTGTGGAGGTCATGAGAGAACGCGTGGACTTTCTTCACAAATTGGGACTCACTATTGAAGATATTAACAACTATCCTCTTGTTCTGGGATGCAGTGTGAAGAAAAACATGATTCCTGTGCTTGATTATCTGGGCAAATTGGGTGTTAGAAAATCCACCTTGACAGACTTTTTGCGGCGGTACCCACAAGTTCTACATGCAAGTGTGGTGGTAGACCTTGCTCCAGTTGTGaaatatcttcaaggcatggaTATTAAACCAAATGATATTCCACGAGTACTGGAGAAATATCCTGAAGTGTTGGGGTTCAAGCTTGAGGGCACAATGAGTACATCAGTTGCTTATTTAGTAGGAATTGGAGTGGCAAGAAGAGAAATTGGTGGGCTTCTCACTAGATATCCTGAGATATTAGGGATGCGAGTAGGTCGGGTAATTAAACCATTTGTAGAATATCTGGAAGTCTTGGGAATTCCGAGGCTAGCTGTGGCTAGATTGATTGAGAAGCATCCACACATTCTTGGGTTTGGACTACAAGAAAGGGTAAAACCAAACATTCAATCCCTTTTAAAGTTTCATGTGAGGGAAACCACACTTCCTTCAGTAATTGCACAATATCCCGAGATCTTAGGAATCGACATGGAGCCAAAGCTTCCAAGTCAACAAGAATTTCTCAATTCAATAATTGAATCTACCCGTGAAGATTTTGGCCGAGTTATAGAAAAGATGCCACAGATTATCAGCCTCAGTAAAGCACCTGTTGTGAAGCATGTTGATTTCCTCAAGGAATGTGGTTTTTCCTCGGAACAAGTGAGAGAAATGGTCGTGGGATGTCCCCAGGTACTTGCACTAAATCTCGACATTATGAAGAAGAGTTTTGAGTATTTCAAAACTACAATGGCTAGGCCTTTGGAAGATTTGGTCGCTTTCCCAGCTTTCTTCACTTATGGTCTGGAGTCCACAATAAAACCAAGACATAAAAAGATAGCTGAGAAGGCCTTAAAATGTTCCCTTGCATGGCTTCTTAATTGTTCTGATGAGAAATTTGATCAGCGGATGAGTTACGACATTATTGACATGGAAGAAATGGAAGTAGGTGAATCATCCTTCGATATGAATACTCTATTGGAGCCCAGAAATGATGAATCAGCTTCTGATTACGACGATGATTACAGTGAAGACGACAATGTATAG
- the LOC101248964 gene encoding uncharacterized protein, translating into MALRGTMLRTAGKFAGVNSSLRRFAHITSRPAPLDSVVDRPTATSPSLVLPENENNSNMFPNSPFNWGSMELMAVPKKKVSPHKRGIRNGPKALKPVPVIIRCKACGRVKLPHFFCCSGIKQNPGEENNSTG; encoded by the exons ATGGCGTTAAGGGGAACGATGCTACGAACCGCCGGGAAGTTCGCCGGCGTGAACTCCAGTCTCCGACGATTTGCCCACATCACTTCCCGTCCGGCGCCTCTAGATAGCGTGGTTGATCGGCCGACGGCGACATCACCGTCGTTGGTTTTACCTGAAAATGAGAATAACAGCAATATGTTTCCAAATTCACCTTTCAATTGGGGGTCCATGGAGCTTATGGCTGTCCCTAAGAAGAAG GTTTCTCCTCACAAGAGAGGCATAAGGAATGGACCAAAGGCTCTAAAACCCGTTCCAGTGATTATTCGTTGCAA GGCTTGTGGTCGAGTCAAGTTGCCACATTTCTTTTGTTGCAGTGGGATTAAGCAAAACCCTGGTGAAGAGAACAATTCCACCGGTTGA